Proteins from a single region of Sneathiella aquimaris:
- a CDS encoding GFA family protein yields MIKARGGCLCGGVSFEVKTPVRNVVFCHCKQCRTAHGNFIGYTQSQLDGFHFVSDATLKWYASSKFATRGFCSECGSNMFWQEKGSDTINFTAGCLQEPTHLRSESHIFVGSAGDYYQLNDELPKYDKSD; encoded by the coding sequence ATGATTAAAGCGCGCGGGGGATGTCTGTGCGGGGGCGTTTCGTTTGAGGTGAAGACGCCGGTTCGTAATGTTGTTTTTTGTCATTGCAAACAATGCCGCACAGCGCATGGGAATTTCATTGGTTATACTCAAAGCCAATTAGACGGTTTTCACTTTGTTTCTGATGCAACGTTGAAATGGTATGCGTCGTCAAAATTCGCAACTCGTGGCTTTTGTTCGGAATGCGGAAGCAATATGTTCTGGCAGGAAAAGGGTTCTGATACTATTAATTTCACCGCAGGGTGTTTGCAGGAGCCAACCCATTTACGGTCTGAGAGCCATATATTTGTGGGCTCTGCCGGGGACTATTACCAATTGAACG
- a CDS encoding molybdopterin-dependent oxidoreductase, translating to MSAEVASVCPLDCPDTCSLTVTVSDGKIAKVRGSKANPLTNGVICNKVSSSYPDFVHGGNRLTTPLRRTGPKGTGAFEPISWDQALDGVFEGFSRIIDEYGPQAITPLNYAGPHGMLAGGSMDLRFFHKLGASLLMRSPLCGGVKSSAFKGTFGAMASMQPEQIVHSKLIIVWGNNVTFSNLHLAPLIKKAKAQGAKLVVIDPKKIKIAEQADLYLPVKPGMDIILAFALLLELEKLGAFDHRFIEEHVQGFEDVMAEARKRDLHEASALCGVAEEDIKLLARLYKDASPAAISVGNGIERNQNGGNSIRAIYALPSFCNKFGLLGGGVIGGAGNLFPKTSAKLVRPDLVPEGTRSLNIIDIGRHLAEDDLDIPLKGVFIYNHNPVIVSPDQNAMKKGLSREDIFVVGCDVAMTDSMQYADIILPAATHFEHDDIFCAYGQPYVQRAEPAIKPVGQSLPNTEIFRRLAARFGFTDDLFKASDKQLMDDALDPEDPRLGGCKPSEIPVGKALSMESDVGQVIVFKNTFPQTPSGKIEFRSPYLEEQFGQPVPVYNPLETTYPLSLVTPSSNKLTNSTFGGIDQNADVPFVEMHPEDATARNLTSGHTVRVFNDLGEVFLPLKITDAVRPGVIYSPKGSWFKTTPNNQTVSALAPTSKADLSFGACYNDCRVEVEGSKQP from the coding sequence ATGTCTGCTGAAGTTGCGAGCGTATGCCCCCTGGACTGTCCCGATACCTGTAGTTTAACGGTGACTGTGTCTGACGGTAAAATAGCGAAAGTTCGCGGATCGAAAGCCAACCCGCTTACCAATGGAGTGATCTGCAACAAGGTGTCCAGTTCATATCCGGACTTTGTGCATGGGGGCAATCGGTTGACGACCCCGTTGCGGCGGACCGGACCGAAAGGTACGGGTGCGTTTGAGCCTATTTCATGGGATCAGGCGTTGGATGGGGTTTTTGAGGGTTTCTCGCGTATTATTGACGAATACGGCCCGCAAGCTATCACTCCGCTAAATTATGCGGGACCCCACGGCATGCTCGCGGGTGGTTCAATGGACTTGCGTTTCTTTCACAAGTTGGGTGCAAGCCTGCTAATGAGAAGCCCGCTTTGCGGAGGCGTGAAAAGTTCGGCATTCAAGGGAACATTCGGCGCCATGGCGTCTATGCAGCCTGAGCAAATCGTGCATTCAAAACTGATCATTGTCTGGGGAAATAATGTAACTTTTTCCAACCTTCATTTGGCACCGCTTATCAAGAAAGCAAAAGCACAAGGCGCGAAGCTGGTTGTTATCGATCCAAAGAAAATCAAGATTGCCGAACAGGCGGATCTTTATTTGCCTGTCAAACCGGGTATGGACATTATTCTTGCGTTTGCCTTGTTACTGGAGCTGGAAAAACTGGGAGCCTTTGATCACCGGTTCATCGAAGAACATGTTCAGGGCTTTGAAGATGTTATGGCCGAGGCGCGCAAGCGTGATTTGCACGAAGCAAGTGCGTTATGCGGGGTGGCCGAAGAGGATATTAAACTGCTGGCACGGCTTTATAAAGATGCTAGTCCTGCTGCGATTTCCGTCGGTAATGGCATTGAGAGAAACCAGAACGGCGGGAACAGCATCCGTGCGATATATGCGCTGCCCTCTTTTTGTAACAAGTTTGGTCTGCTTGGCGGTGGGGTTATCGGCGGTGCTGGAAATCTGTTTCCTAAAACGTCGGCTAAATTGGTGCGTCCCGACCTTGTTCCTGAGGGGACACGGAGCTTGAATATTATCGATATCGGACGGCATCTGGCCGAGGACGATCTCGACATTCCGCTGAAAGGGGTTTTTATCTACAACCATAATCCTGTGATTGTTTCACCGGATCAGAATGCCATGAAAAAAGGGCTGTCTCGCGAGGATATTTTTGTCGTTGGTTGTGATGTGGCGATGACAGACAGTATGCAATATGCAGATATTATTTTACCTGCGGCGACCCATTTTGAACATGATGATATTTTTTGCGCATATGGCCAACCTTATGTCCAACGGGCAGAACCTGCGATTAAACCTGTGGGACAGTCTCTCCCGAATACGGAAATTTTCAGGCGGCTTGCTGCGCGGTTTGGATTTACCGACGATCTTTTTAAAGCGTCTGATAAACAACTGATGGATGATGCGCTGGATCCTGAAGATCCTCGACTTGGCGGATGTAAACCAAGTGAAATTCCCGTAGGAAAAGCGTTATCGATGGAATCTGATGTTGGGCAGGTGATTGTTTTTAAAAATACATTCCCGCAAACACCTTCTGGAAAAATTGAATTCAGATCCCCTTATCTGGAAGAGCAGTTTGGGCAACCAGTGCCTGTTTACAACCCACTGGAAACGACATATCCGCTCAGCCTTGTAACGCCTTCATCCAATAAGTTGACGAATTCGACCTTCGGCGGTATTGACCAGAATGCGGATGTTCCGTTTGTTGAAATGCATCCTGAAGATGCCACAGCCCGGAATTTGACATCGGGGCACACTGTCCGTGTGTTCAATGATTTGGGTGAAGTATTTTTGCCGCTGAAAATAACAGATGCTGTTCGTCCAGGTGTGATTTATTCACCCAAGGGATCCTGGTTCAAAACCACACCGAATAATCAAACTGTTTCTGCTTTGGCGCCCACGTCCAAGGCTGACCTTTCCTTTGGTGCCTGCTACAATGATTGCCGTGTCGAAGTTGAAGGTAGCAAGCAACCATAG
- a CDS encoding NAD(P)/FAD-dependent oxidoreductase yields the protein MSSSSKCDVLVVGAGIVGVSTAYLLQHAGLHVTLVDKKGPCAGTSYGNAGAIVDKCSVPNSLPGLWKSVPSMLLDTTGPLTLRWSYLHKIMPWLVRFLAEGRSERVTHNAAALRRLSETAAADWQWISEAAGLSDLVKEVGWLKVYDSEEGFEGTSDARAIMDAHDTDYEILSQSDLYDLEPGLNRIFKHGLFQRSARFLLNPEKMVKGIADAFTKIGGNIVISEIQQITENEQGLVATGQSHKIEAGRLVLCTGAWSKNLAGQFGADIPLDTERGYHLMFQTPNGPTIQRPIVYGEKSFVLAPMEMGVRMTSQVEFAGLEAGPDYRRIRKLVPLAQKMLPSLDGKEQDVWLGYRPSLPDSLPVIGPSPRSNRVTFAFGHQHYGMTLGPTTGRLVRDIVLGNRDSLPLWPYRANRFS from the coding sequence GTGTCAAGTTCTTCTAAATGTGATGTTCTCGTTGTCGGGGCCGGAATTGTTGGGGTCAGTACTGCCTATCTGCTGCAACATGCAGGCCTGCATGTAACACTGGTTGATAAAAAAGGGCCTTGCGCAGGCACGTCATATGGGAATGCGGGGGCGATCGTTGATAAATGCAGTGTACCCAATTCCCTTCCGGGTTTGTGGAAATCTGTGCCGTCCATGTTACTGGACACCACTGGTCCGTTGACGTTGCGCTGGTCTTACCTTCATAAAATCATGCCTTGGTTGGTGCGCTTTTTGGCCGAGGGCCGTTCTGAACGTGTGACACATAACGCAGCCGCTTTGCGACGGTTAAGCGAGACAGCCGCAGCAGACTGGCAATGGATCAGCGAGGCTGCCGGACTTTCTGATCTGGTGAAGGAAGTGGGTTGGTTGAAAGTTTATGACAGCGAGGAAGGATTTGAAGGCACCAGTGATGCCCGCGCCATTATGGATGCGCATGATACTGACTATGAAATTCTTTCTCAATCAGACCTGTATGATCTGGAACCGGGATTAAATCGCATTTTCAAACATGGCCTTTTTCAACGCAGTGCGCGCTTTCTGCTCAACCCTGAGAAGATGGTCAAAGGGATTGCGGATGCCTTTACCAAAATCGGCGGGAATATTGTGATCTCGGAAATTCAGCAGATTACTGAAAACGAACAGGGGCTGGTTGCAACTGGCCAAAGCCACAAAATCGAGGCCGGTCGGCTTGTTCTGTGCACGGGTGCGTGGTCAAAAAATCTGGCTGGACAATTCGGAGCGGATATTCCATTGGATACAGAGCGCGGATATCACCTGATGTTCCAGACCCCGAACGGTCCGACGATCCAGCGGCCTATCGTTTATGGCGAAAAATCGTTTGTTCTGGCCCCTATGGAAATGGGCGTTCGGATGACAAGTCAGGTGGAGTTTGCTGGACTTGAGGCTGGCCCTGATTATCGGCGCATTCGGAAATTGGTCCCCTTAGCCCAGAAAATGCTGCCGTCACTGGATGGTAAAGAACAGGATGTGTGGCTTGGATACCGACCCTCGCTCCCAGATAGTTTGCCGGTTATCGGTCCGTCCCCAAGAAGCAACCGGGTGACTTTCGCGTTTGGGCATCAACATTATGGAATGACCCTGGGACCGACCACGGGCAGGTTGGTTCGGGACATCGTGCTTGGGAACCGCGATAGTCTGCCCCTGTGGCCCTATCGTGCGAATCGTTTTTCTTAG
- a CDS encoding AraC family transcriptional regulator, giving the protein MHHKRTLASYTKNDFIKRPVALRVYDLLETGIDFEAHHHKWGQLAYTAKGVALVQTEQGRWLVPPGHAVWIPAEKTHSININAAAKFFVLHIDADKTGKMPPDCCVLEVSPLLASLISHAESFPAKYEPETPESRIMAVILDQMQSAKTAPLLLPLPTDDRLVKLVSILMNDPADTRDLQDLSRSIGTSARNLTRLFKKETGMTFGKWRQQRRIMAAIELLAEEKTVTEVALDMGYESVSAFISVFKQIIGVTPSRYFKNVTSE; this is encoded by the coding sequence ATGCACCATAAACGAACCTTGGCGAGCTATACAAAGAATGATTTCATAAAACGCCCTGTCGCGCTTCGGGTTTATGATCTCTTGGAAACGGGTATCGATTTTGAAGCCCATCATCACAAATGGGGACAGCTGGCCTATACGGCAAAAGGGGTGGCCCTTGTTCAGACCGAGCAAGGCAGATGGCTTGTGCCGCCGGGACACGCTGTTTGGATCCCCGCGGAAAAAACGCACAGCATTAACATAAATGCCGCCGCCAAATTTTTTGTGCTTCATATTGATGCAGACAAAACGGGAAAAATGCCGCCCGACTGCTGCGTTTTAGAGGTTTCTCCCCTACTTGCGTCTCTTATCTCTCACGCAGAGAGCTTCCCGGCAAAATATGAACCTGAAACGCCGGAAAGCAGAATTATGGCTGTCATTCTGGATCAAATGCAAAGCGCTAAAACAGCGCCGTTGCTTCTGCCCTTACCGACGGATGATCGTTTGGTGAAACTTGTTTCCATTTTGATGAACGATCCAGCAGACACACGCGATTTACAAGATCTGTCCAGATCGATCGGAACCAGCGCCCGAAATCTGACCCGCCTATTTAAAAAAGAGACCGGCATGACGTTTGGAAAATGGCGCCAACAACGCCGGATCATGGCTGCGATCGAACTGCTCGCGGAAGAAAAAACAGTAACCGAAGTTGCCCTCGACATGGGCTATGAAAGTGTCAGCGCGTTTATTTCCGTATTCAAGCAGATTATTGGCGTAACCCCTTCGCGGTATTTCAAAAATGTAACCAGCGAATAG
- a CDS encoding GMC family oxidoreductase: MYDYIVVGSGSGGSVVASRLSEDPSVKVCLLEAGGPDKSILIHAPIGTAVMLPRKINNWAFETIPQPGLNNRKGYQPRGKTLGGSSSINAMLYVRGHKWDYDHWASLGNNGWSYKEVLPYFKKAENNERGEDEYHGIGGPLNVANLTSPMKIGNVFMDAAKELQLPINNDFNGNIQEGVGPYQTTQKNGERWSAAKGYLTPNLNRPNLDVIPHATASKILFEGKKAVGIQYLQDGQTKEINAGKEVILCGGAFATPQLLLLSGVGPEKAIKPFGIDMVHELPGVGENLQDHIDYVSSYRSNSEDVLGINLKGASKVIKAIFEWRKQRTGLITTPFAEIGAFLKTSPEKEIPDYQLHLVIGMLDDHARKTNLGGGFSCHCCVLRPKSRGTVGLNNTNPLSAPRIDPKFLDHEDDVKTLLEGVKGMERILHAPAFDAYRGEPLYPVDLDDDESIIDAIRNKADTVYHPVGTCKMGTDDMAVVDAGLKVRGLEGLRIADASIMPTLIGGNTNAPTIMIGEKASDMIKADAGKATIAA; this comes from the coding sequence ATGTACGATTATATTGTCGTCGGAAGTGGATCAGGAGGATCCGTTGTTGCAAGCCGACTGTCAGAGGATCCATCCGTAAAAGTCTGTCTTTTGGAGGCCGGCGGCCCAGACAAAAGCATTTTGATCCATGCGCCGATTGGGACCGCCGTCATGTTACCAAGAAAAATCAACAACTGGGCCTTTGAAACCATACCCCAGCCTGGACTGAATAACCGAAAAGGGTACCAGCCGCGCGGGAAAACGCTGGGAGGCTCCAGTTCCATTAATGCCATGCTCTATGTGCGCGGCCATAAATGGGATTATGATCATTGGGCCAGCCTAGGAAATAACGGATGGTCCTATAAAGAGGTTCTTCCCTATTTTAAAAAGGCTGAGAATAATGAACGGGGTGAGGATGAGTATCATGGGATCGGCGGCCCTCTCAACGTTGCCAATTTAACCTCTCCCATGAAAATTGGAAATGTCTTCATGGATGCAGCAAAAGAACTGCAACTCCCAATCAATAACGATTTTAATGGGAACATACAGGAAGGGGTCGGCCCTTATCAAACCACCCAGAAAAATGGAGAAAGATGGAGTGCGGCCAAAGGGTATCTGACCCCCAATCTGAACCGCCCCAATTTGGACGTTATCCCCCATGCGACGGCGTCAAAAATTCTCTTTGAAGGGAAAAAAGCTGTCGGCATTCAATATCTTCAGGATGGTCAGACCAAAGAAATAAACGCTGGAAAGGAAGTGATCCTGTGCGGCGGCGCTTTTGCAACACCGCAACTACTGCTTCTATCTGGTGTCGGGCCTGAAAAGGCGATTAAACCGTTCGGCATTGACATGGTTCACGAACTACCGGGGGTAGGCGAAAACCTTCAGGATCATATTGACTATGTCAGCTCCTATCGATCCAACTCAGAAGATGTTCTTGGTATTAATCTGAAAGGTGCGAGCAAAGTCATTAAAGCAATCTTCGAATGGCGCAAACAACGAACAGGTCTTATAACAACACCCTTTGCGGAAATAGGTGCTTTTTTGAAAACCAGCCCCGAAAAAGAAATCCCGGACTACCAGTTACACCTGGTTATTGGTATGCTGGATGATCACGCCCGCAAAACAAATCTCGGCGGTGGTTTCAGTTGCCACTGTTGTGTTTTACGTCCCAAGAGCCGTGGAACAGTTGGCCTCAATAATACCAATCCGCTTTCCGCACCTCGTATTGATCCAAAGTTTTTGGATCACGAAGACGATGTCAAAACGCTTCTGGAGGGGGTTAAGGGAATGGAACGAATCCTGCACGCCCCTGCCTTTGATGCGTATCGCGGGGAGCCTCTGTACCCGGTAGATCTCGACGATGATGAATCCATTATAGATGCAATTCGAAATAAAGCGGATACAGTTTATCACCCGGTTGGTACCTGCAAGATGGGAACTGACGACATGGCTGTCGTCGATGCAGGATTAAAAGTCCGTGGACTTGAGGGATTAAGAATTGCCGACGCGTCAATTATGCCAACCCTTATTGGCGGCAATACCAACGCACCAACCATCATGATCGGCGAAAAAGCGTCTGATATGATAAAAGCAGACGCAGGCAAAGCAACAATAGCCGCCTGA
- a CDS encoding potassium channel family protein, with translation MFLQLFSGTVLIILCVINHALCLELLLRRVKSRGPRWDLKYPVFGHVVIMIVVVLGLFMAHTIEAWIWAGFYRLVGETTSMSEAVYFSTVTFTTLGYGDVILSEAWQLTASLQAVSGILLFGWSTAFLVNVRGFFWRKHGMMQPLSRDD, from the coding sequence ATGTTCTTACAACTTTTTTCCGGAACTGTTTTAATCATTCTTTGTGTCATCAATCATGCCTTATGTCTTGAGCTATTACTCAGAAGAGTAAAAAGCCGCGGCCCCAGATGGGACTTGAAATATCCGGTTTTTGGTCATGTTGTGATCATGATCGTTGTGGTATTGGGGCTGTTCATGGCCCATACAATCGAAGCCTGGATCTGGGCTGGTTTCTATCGTCTGGTCGGCGAGACAACCTCCATGTCAGAAGCAGTTTATTTCTCCACCGTGACTTTCACAACGCTTGGTTATGGGGATGTTATTCTGTCTGAAGCCTGGCAATTAACGGCCTCTTTGCAAGCTGTTAGCGGCATCCTTCTTTTTGGGTGGAGTACGGCGTTTCTGGTGAATGTGAGAGGGTTCTTCTGGCGCAAGCATGGCATGATGCAGCCGTTGTCTCGCGACGATTAA
- a CDS encoding mechanosensitive ion channel family protein, with the protein MMENLNLEELMQDVLAIVTTYGLEVLGAIVILIIGNIVSKRVPKTLLNVLTKRGVDPTVINFLCSLVRMSILIVTILLVLAQFGVQTASLIAVLGAAGLAIGLALQGTLSNVAGGVMLLFFRPLRVGDYVEAAGHGGTVKAVGLFVTELSTPDNVQIILPNASVWGSAIKNFSFHDTRRVDLIMGIAYEDDMDKAMSVMHAIIAADARSMKDPAPMIAVAELADSSVNFTVRVWCKGGDYWPLKFDLTKAFKEGFDKEGITIPFPQQVVHRVDG; encoded by the coding sequence ATGATGGAAAATCTGAACCTGGAAGAGCTCATGCAAGACGTTCTGGCAATTGTCACGACGTATGGATTGGAAGTCCTGGGTGCGATTGTCATCCTGATCATTGGCAATATCGTATCGAAGAGGGTACCTAAAACCCTTCTGAACGTGTTGACCAAGCGCGGTGTTGACCCGACTGTCATTAATTTTCTGTGCAGCCTTGTTCGGATGTCCATTCTGATCGTGACAATCCTGCTTGTTCTGGCTCAGTTTGGTGTTCAGACAGCAAGTTTGATCGCTGTTTTGGGTGCTGCGGGCCTTGCAATTGGTTTGGCATTGCAGGGTACGCTTTCCAATGTGGCTGGCGGCGTCATGCTCCTGTTCTTTCGTCCATTAAGGGTTGGCGATTATGTTGAAGCCGCGGGCCATGGCGGGACGGTTAAAGCTGTCGGCCTTTTTGTGACAGAGCTCTCCACACCGGACAATGTTCAGATTATCCTGCCCAACGCCAGTGTCTGGGGAAGCGCGATCAAGAACTTCAGTTTCCACGATACACGCCGCGTCGATCTGATCATGGGTATTGCTTATGAGGACGATATGGACAAGGCAATGAGTGTCATGCACGCGATCATCGCTGCCGACGCCCGGAGCATGAAAGATCCTGCGCCGATGATTGCTGTGGCAGAGCTTGCGGATTCATCTGTAAACTTTACAGTGCGTGTCTGGTGTAAAGGGGGCGACTACTGGCCTTTGAAGTTTGATCTGACAAAAGCATTTAAAGAAGGTTTCGACAAAGAGGGAATTACAATTCCTTTCCCTCAACAGGTTGTTCACCGCGTGGATGGCTAA